Proteins encoded within one genomic window of Rhododendron vialii isolate Sample 1 chromosome 1a, ASM3025357v1:
- the LOC131328366 gene encoding F-box/kelch-repeat protein At3g23880-like yields MHGSFDHATILVLLVCSRFLQQQENIPERRHIPEQIVLEILSRLPVQYLLQFRCVCKVWKSLISDPKFTLSAQKHHLAIKGRYLYSISLSRRRYPRVRPLLIYDDESASERLKILGSCNGLFLVIHYTDFYLWNPSIRQSAIVLSLRTDEWPKDFSLDACAYPSGLCYDSFTDDYKAVMANELGEVTVVSFKRKLWATTTLHFVDKGNGYISLPGPNVNGKLHWAIAKFGNNHVTSFNPLTDEFEELPMPLLPNNGEGEPVINGLGVLDGCLCMARCVTRESGAEDVGPGFFELLVMKEYGVGDSWTRILNVSKDFTSLSLGTLVPLCFTSEGEIVISVAHLDKLCAYNLEDKSEREISVPCEGPITYQTSYTESLVSPEAYGHEEDWIVEAPDFLKRE; encoded by the coding sequence ATGCATGGATCTTTCGACCATGCAACAATCCTTGTATTGTTGGTATGCTCCAGATTCCTTCAGCAGCAAGAAAACATTCCAGAACGAAGACACATTCCAGAACAAATCGTCCTCGAAATCTTGTCGCGACTACCAGTCCAGTATCTACTGCAATTCCGTTGCGTTTGCAAGGTATGGAAATCTTTGATCTCCGATCCTAAATTCACCCTTTCGGCCCAAAAGCACCACCTAGCCATTAAAGGTCGCTACTTATACTCCATATCTCTATCGAGGAGGAGATATCCTCGTGTCAGACCGTTGCTTATTTACGATGACGAGAGCGCGTCAGAGCGGTTGAAGATCTTGGGTTCGTGTAATGGCTTGTTTCTCGTCATCCATTACACCGATTTCTATTTGTGGAACCCTTCCATAAGGCAATCTGCCATAGTTCTTTCGCTCAGGACGGACGAGTGGCCTAAGGACTTTTCTCTTGATGCGTGTGCGTATCCATCTGGACTTTGTTATGACTCATTCACAGATGATTACAAGGCAGTAATGGCGAATGAATTAGGAGAGGTCACTGTTGTTAGTTTTAAAAGAAAACTCTGGGCCACCACGACTTTACACTTCGTTGACAAGGGCAATGGATATATATCACTTCCTGGACCCAATGTGAATGGAAAGTTGCACTGGGCAATCGCTAAATTTGGAAATAATCATGTCACGTCTTTCAATCCGCTTACGGACGAATTTGAAGAATTGCCAATGCCACTTCTGCCAAACAATGGAGAAGGAGAGCCTGTTATAAATGGTTTGGGAGTTTTAGACGGATGTCTTTGTATGGCACGCTGTGTGACTCGTGAAAGTGGTGCTGAGGACGTTGGACCCGGCTTCTTTGAGTTGTTAGTGATGAAGGAATACGGCGTAGGAGACTCATGGACTAGGATTTTGAACGTGTCTAAGGATTTCACGAGTTTGTCACTCGGGACTTTGGTGCCATTGTGCTTTACAAGCGAGGGAGAAATTGTTATTTCAGTGGCTCATTTAGACAAATTATGTGCATACAATCTCGAGGACAAGTCAGAAAGAGAGATTAGTGTCCCATGCGAAGGTCCTATAACATATCAAACTTCATACACGGAGAGTTTGGTTTCACCCGAAGCCTATGGCCATGAGGAAGATTGGATTGTTGAAGCGCCAGATTTCTTGAAAAGGGAATGA
- the LOC131328375 gene encoding F-box/kelch-repeat protein At3g23880-like — MKNREGDHHHLSTMQSLLVSSRFLRQQENLPEQRNIPEQIVLEILSRLPVQSLLRFCCVCKVWKSLISDPKFTLSSRKPQIAIKCGYLYSIDTGPAFTGTRSLSRRDPLLKPMLFFSDDKNASKGLKILGSCNGLFMVSHHADLYLWNPSTRQSTKVLSLTTKGWPKDFSLNNAYVSGLCYDSSTDDYKAVIAMVNEFGLVNVVSFKRKQWATTTLHALDKDKGYISLSGPIVNEKLHWAITKFGHDRVHCTACYGIVSFDPLTDEFEELPMPLIIPNNGEGEPIIKGLGVLDGCLSMARCVTRGSGAEEVGPGFFELLVMKEYGVGGSWTRILNVSKDFTVLSRGTLVPLCFTGDGEVVISVAHLDRLRAYNLEDMSQRDILVPREGHLTCQISYTESLVSPDAYGYEEDWIVYLPDFLTRRQWP, encoded by the coding sequence ATGAAAAACAGAGAAGGAGACCATCATCATCTTTCGACCATGCAATCCCTGTTGGTATCCTCCCGATTTCTTCGGCAGCAAGAAAACCTTCCAGAACAAAGAAACATCCCGGAACAAATCGTCCTTGAAATCCTGTCGCGTCTACCGGTCCAGTCTCTACTGCGATTTTGCTGCGTTTGCAAGGTATGGAAATCTCTGATCTCCGATCCTAAATTCACTCTTTCGTCACGAAAGCCGCAGATAGCCATTAAATGTGGCTACTTATACTCCATCGACACCGGTCCTGCTTTTACTGGAACAAGATCTCTATCGAGGAGAGATCCTCTTCTCAAACCGATGCTGTTTTTTTCCGATGACAAAAACGCGTCAAAGGGGTTAAAGATCTTGGGTTCGTGTAATGGCTTGTTTATGGTTAGCCATCACGCGGATCTCTACTTGTGGAACCCTTCGACAAGGCAATCCACCAAAGTTCTCTCGCTCACGACGAAGGGGTGGCCTAAGGACTTTTCTCTTAATAATGCGTATGTGTCTGGACTTTGTTATGATTCATCCACTGATGATTACAAGGCAGTAATTGCCATGGTGAATGAATTTGGACTCGTCAATGTTGTtagttttaaaagaaaacagtgGGCCACCACGACTTTACACGCTCTTGACAAGGACAAAGGTTATATATCGCTTTCCGGACCCATTGTGAATGAAAAGTTGCACTGGGCGATCACTAAATTTGGACATGATCGTGTCCATTGTACTGCCTGCTATGGGATTGTTTCTTTCGATCCACTTACGGACGAATTTGAAGAATTGCCAATGCCACTAATTATACCTAACAATGGGGAAGGGGAGCCCATTATAAAGGGTTTGGGAGTTTTAGATGGATGTCTTTCTATGGCACGTTGTGTTACTCGTGGAAGTGGTGCTGAAGAAGTTGGACCCGGTTTTTTTGAGTTGTTAGTGATGAAGGAATACGGCGTAGGAGGCTCATGGACTAGGATTTTGAATGTGTCTAAGGATTTCACGGTTTTGTCACGTGGGACTTTGGTGCCCTTGTGCTTTACAGGTGACGGAGAAGTTGTTATTTCAGTGGCTCATTTAGACAGATTACGTGCATACAATCTAGAGGACATGTCACAAAGAGATATTCTTGTCCCAAGGGAAGGTCATCTAACTTGTCAAATTTCCTACACGGAAAGTTTGGTTTCACCCGACGCCTATGGCTATGAGGAAGATTGGATTGTGTATCTGCCAGATTTCTTGACCCGACGCCAATGGCCATGA
- the LOC131302606 gene encoding F-box/kelch-repeat protein At3g23880-like: protein MKNRERDHLLHLSTMQSPLVSSRFLQQQGDIPEQIVLEILSRLPVQSLLRFRCVCKVWKSLISDPKFTLSSRKHQIAIQCRYLYSIDTGHAFSGTRSLLKRDPLPKPMLFYDDKKASERLKIFGSCNGLFLVSHYADFYLWNPSTRQSTKVLSLKTKGWAKHFSLNNAYLSGLCYDSSADDYKAVLAMGNKFGEVTVVSFKRKYWATMTSHALDKDKGYISLPGPNVNEKLHWAITKLGHDRVHYSARYGIVSFDPLTDEFEEIPMPLTPNNGTPNNGEGEPIVKGLGVLDGCLCMGRCVTRGSGGEEVEPGFFELLVMKEYGVGDSWTRIFNVSKNFMVLSRGTLVPLCFTGDKEVVISVAHLDRLCAYNLEDMSQRDIFVPTKGDHITYQTSYMESLVSPDAYGHEEDWIVERPDLLKTRLQEIRLN, encoded by the coding sequence atgaaaaacagagAAAGAGACCATCTGCTGCATCTTTCGACCATGCAATCCCCGTTGGTATCCTCCAGATTTCTTCAGCAGCAAGGAGACATTCCGGAACAAATCGTCCTCGAAATCCTCTCGCGTCTCCCGGTCCAGTCTCTACTGCGATTTCGTTGTGTTTGCAAGGTATGGAAATCTCTGATCTCCGATCCTAAATTCACTCTTTCGTCACGAAAGCACCAGATAGCCATTCAATGTCGCTACTTATACTCCATCGACACCGGACATGCTTTTTCGGGAACAAGATCTCTATTGAAGAGGGATCCTCTTCCCAAACCCATGCTTTTTTACGATGACAAAAAAGCGTCAGAGCGGTTAAAGATCTTTGGTTCATGTAATGGCTTGTTTCTCGTTAGCCATTACGCGGATTTCTACTTGTGGAACCCTTCCACAAGGCAATCCACCAAAGTTCTCTCGCTCAAGACAAAGGGGTGGGCTAAGCACTTTTCTCTTAATAATGCGTATCTGTCTGGACTTTGTTATGACTCATCCGCTGATGATTACAAGGCAGTATTAGCCATGGGGAATAAATTTGGAGAGGTCACTGTTGTtagtttcaaaagaaaatactgGGCCACCATGACTTCACACGCTCTCGACAAGGACAAAGGATATATATCGCTTCCTGGACCCAACGTGAATGAAAAGTTGCACTGGGCAATCACTAAACTTGGACATGATCGTGTCCATTATTCTGCCCGCTATGGGATTGTTTCTTTCGATCCACTTACTGATGAATTTGAAGAAATACCAATGCCACTCACACCCAACAATGGGACACCCAACAATGGGGAAGGGGAGCCCATTGTAAAGGGGTTGGGAGTTTTAGACGGATGCCTTTGTATGGGACGCTGTGTTACTCGTGGAAGTGGTGGTGAGGAAGTTGAACCCGGCTTTTTTGAGTTGTTAGTGATGAAGGAATACGGCGTAGGAGACTCATGGACTAGGATTTTTAACGTATCCAAGAATTTCATGGTTTTGTCACGCGGCACTTTGGTGCCATTGTGCTTTACAGGTGACAAGGAAGTTGTTATTTCAGTGGCTCATTTAGACAGATTATGTGCATACAATCTTGAGGACATGTCACAAAGAGATATTTTTGTCCCAACAAAAGGTGATCATATAACCTATCAAACTTCCTACATGGAGAGTTTGGTTTCACCCGACGCCTATGGCCATGAGGAAGATTGGATTGTGGAAAGGCCAGATTTATTGAAAACGAGGCTTCAAGAAATCAGGCTCAATTGA
- the LOC131328358 gene encoding uncharacterized protein LOC131328358, translated as MVSCQHPLYNNGKPFNEAFRKVLPSIIGEAQAAFVGGKQILDGVLIANQVIHYWKQRRSGGLILKIDFEKAYDCVNWNFPLDMLNKFGCGRKWGEWVKACISTTSLSFLINGSPTEEIYPQKGLTQGDILYPHSSLMSWWKA; from the exons ATGGTATCATGCCAGCACCCACTATACAACAATGGAAAGCCCTTCAATGAAGC ATTCAGGAAAGTGCTACCATCTATCATTGGAGAAGCTCAGGCAGCCTTTGTAGGAGGCAAACAAATTCTTGATGGTGTTCTGATTGCTAATCAGGTAATTCATTATTGGAAACAAAGAAGGTCAGGTGGCTTAATCTTGAAGATTGATTTTGAGAAGGCATATGACTGTGTAAATTGGAACTTCCCGTTGGATATGCTGAACAAGTTTGGCTGTGGTAGAAAATGGGGTGAGTGGGTAAAGGCATGTATATCAACAACATCTCTGTCCTTTCTCATCAATGGCTCACCAACAGAAGAGATATATCCACAAAAAGGACTCACACAAGGTGATATCCTTTATCCCCATTCCTCTTTAATGTCGTGGTGGAAGGCCTGA